One Natrinema salaciae genomic window carries:
- the rplX gene encoding 50S ribosomal protein L24 — translation MTKQPHKQRTQTERAPLHKRQKQLHATLSDELREEYDTRRTRVNAGDTVEVMRGDHAGDEGEVLRAILEDGTIHVEDVTVETADGEEVPRPLDPSNVRITALDLEDERREARLEGDSE, via the coding sequence ATGACCAAGCAACCACACAAACAGCGAACCCAGACGGAACGCGCGCCGCTGCACAAGCGACAGAAGCAGCTGCACGCGACGCTGTCCGACGAGCTCCGCGAGGAGTACGACACCCGTCGAACCCGCGTCAACGCGGGCGACACGGTCGAGGTCATGCGTGGCGACCACGCCGGCGACGAAGGCGAGGTCCTGCGCGCGATTCTCGAGGATGGAACCATCCACGTCGAGGACGTGACCGTCGAGACGGCCGACGGCGAGGAAGTGCCACGGCCGCTCGACCCGTCGAACGTCCGCATCACGGCGCTCGACCTCGAGGACGAGCGTCGCGAGGCGCGTCTCGAAGGTGATAGCGAATGA
- a CDS encoding 50S ribosomal protein L19e has product MTDLSAQKRLAADVLDVGQNRIWLDPDAQGDIAEAITRDEIRELVDEGRIQADEPSGNSRGRARERNAKRAYGHQNGQGKRRGKKGARQNEKDEWQNKIRAQRRKLRELRDKGELTPTQYRQLYKKAGGGEFRSVRYLLNYIDENYGDQ; this is encoded by the coding sequence ATGACTGATCTCTCAGCACAGAAGCGACTGGCTGCCGACGTCCTCGACGTCGGGCAGAACCGCATCTGGCTCGATCCCGATGCCCAGGGCGACATCGCCGAAGCGATCACGCGCGACGAGATCCGCGAACTCGTCGACGAGGGTCGCATTCAGGCCGACGAACCCTCGGGCAACTCCCGGGGTCGCGCCCGCGAACGGAACGCGAAGCGCGCCTACGGCCACCAGAACGGGCAGGGCAAGCGACGCGGCAAGAAGGGCGCACGCCAGAACGAGAAAGACGAATGGCAGAACAAGATTCGCGCACAGCGCCGAAAGCTGCGCGAACTCCGCGACAAGGGCGAACTGACGCCCACGCAGTACCGCCAGCTCTACAAGAAGGCCGGCGGCGGGGAGTTCCGTAGCGTTCGGTACCTGTTGAACTACATCGACGAAAACTACGGTGACCAATAA
- a CDS encoding 30S ribosomal protein S5: MSGNNYNDSGWEPVTRLGRMVQEGEIEDMETALNSGLPLKEPELVDQLLPGLEDEVLDINMVQRMTDSGRRVKFRCVVAVGNRDGFIGYAEGRDDQVGSAIQKAIGIAKLNMIQVPRGSGSWEDRSDRPHSLTRRTTGKAGSVEVEIIPAPEGLGLAASDTVRHVLELAGIENAWTKSHGNTRTTVNLAKATYNALENASQSRHPQRRPNREEAEVSE, encoded by the coding sequence ATGAGTGGAAACAACTACAACGACAGCGGATGGGAACCCGTCACCCGTCTCGGCCGGATGGTCCAGGAGGGCGAAATCGAGGACATGGAGACCGCCCTCAACTCGGGCCTCCCGCTGAAGGAACCCGAACTCGTCGACCAGCTCCTTCCCGGACTGGAAGACGAAGTGCTGGACATCAACATGGTCCAGCGGATGACCGACTCCGGACGGCGCGTGAAGTTCCGGTGCGTCGTCGCCGTCGGCAACCGCGACGGCTTCATCGGCTACGCCGAAGGTCGAGACGATCAGGTCGGGTCCGCCATCCAGAAGGCGATCGGTATCGCGAAGCTGAACATGATTCAGGTGCCCCGCGGCTCGGGCTCCTGGGAGGACCGCTCGGATCGGCCACACTCGCTGACCCGACGGACGACCGGCAAGGCCGGCTCCGTCGAGGTCGAGATCATCCCCGCCCCCGAAGGGCTGGGACTGGCCGCCAGCGACACCGTCCGCCACGTTCTCGAACTGGCGGGCATCGAGAACGCCTGGACCAAGAGCCACGGCAACACCCGAACCACGGTCAACCTCGCGAAAGCGACGTACAACGCGCTCGAGAACGCGTCTCAGTCGCGCCACCCACAGCGACGACCCAACCGAGAGGAAGCTGAGGTGAGCGAGTGA
- a CDS encoding 30S ribosomal protein S8 — MTGNDPLSNALSGLDNAESVGHLTHEVTPASNEIGSVLEVFYDRGYIDGFEYVDDGKAGQFEVELKGAINECGPIKPRYAVGAEDFEKWEKRYLPARDFGALVVTTSSGIMSHYEAREQGIGGQVIAYVY, encoded by the coding sequence ATGACCGGAAACGATCCACTCAGCAACGCGCTCTCGGGACTCGATAACGCCGAGAGTGTGGGTCATCTCACCCACGAGGTAACGCCCGCCTCGAACGAGATCGGCAGCGTGCTCGAGGTCTTCTACGACCGCGGGTACATCGACGGCTTCGAGTACGTCGACGACGGCAAAGCCGGTCAGTTCGAGGTCGAATTGAAAGGAGCGATCAACGAGTGCGGCCCCATCAAGCCCCGCTACGCCGTTGGTGCCGAGGACTTCGAGAAGTGGGAGAAGCGCTATCTCCCGGCTCGAGACTTCGGTGCGCTCGTCGTCACGACGAGCAGTGGCATCATGAGCCACTACGAGGCGCGCGAGCAGGGTATTGGGGGTCAGGTGATCGCATACGTCTACTAA
- a CDS encoding ribonuclease P protein component 1, protein MALTPETLPRHELNGLPVRVVESDDAARVGLEGRVVIETTKTLSIEIRDDGESRVVMVPKSGSTFEFAITDDAAGLEKGSGTASKLADTQPAAAEQSATADRAGGDAAGCRDDAPSRDRRRAAGEDVAYVTVDGSRLLSRPARRTETSGDSPWQ, encoded by the coding sequence ATGGCACTGACACCCGAAACGCTGCCGCGACACGAACTCAACGGGCTCCCCGTGCGAGTCGTCGAGAGCGACGACGCCGCGCGTGTGGGGCTGGAAGGCCGCGTCGTCATCGAGACGACGAAGACCCTGTCGATCGAGATTCGTGACGACGGCGAGTCTCGGGTCGTGATGGTGCCGAAGTCGGGCTCGACGTTCGAGTTCGCGATCACAGATGACGCCGCCGGTCTCGAGAAGGGATCGGGGACTGCGTCCAAACTGGCCGACACTCAACCTGCTGCGGCGGAGCAATCCGCCACAGCGGACCGAGCCGGCGGCGACGCCGCCGGCTGTCGCGACGACGCCCCCTCGCGGGACCGCCGTCGCGCTGCCGGCGAGGATGTAGCCTACGTTACGGTCGATGGATCGCGGCTGCTCTCACGGCCCGCCCGACGCACGGAAACGAGTGGTGACTCACCATGGCAATAG
- a CDS encoding 50S ribosomal protein L5 has protein sequence MSEADAGDFHEMREPRVEKVVVHMGVGQGGRELGKAEDIIEEVTGQESVRTQAKKTEPDFGIRQGDPIGAKVTLRDDDAYAFLEKSLPLTEISPAQFDDTGNFSFGVEEHTDFPSQEYDPNVGIYGLDVTVNLVRPGYRIAKRDKATRSIPSKHRLTPEDAVAFIEANFDVSVEGTDDE, from the coding sequence ATGAGTGAAGCTGACGCTGGCGACTTCCACGAGATGCGCGAACCGCGTGTCGAGAAAGTCGTCGTCCACATGGGCGTCGGCCAGGGCGGTCGCGAACTCGGCAAGGCCGAGGACATCATCGAGGAGGTCACCGGGCAGGAAAGCGTCCGGACCCAGGCGAAGAAGACCGAACCCGACTTCGGGATTCGTCAGGGCGATCCGATCGGCGCGAAGGTCACCCTCCGCGACGACGACGCCTACGCGTTCCTCGAGAAGTCGCTGCCGCTGACGGAAATTTCGCCGGCGCAGTTCGACGACACGGGGAACTTCAGCTTCGGTGTCGAGGAACACACCGACTTCCCAAGCCAGGAGTACGACCCGAACGTCGGGATCTACGGGCTGGACGTCACCGTCAACCTGGTGCGTCCGGGCTACCGCATCGCCAAGCGCGACAAGGCAACCCGATCGATCCCGTCGAAGCACCGACTGACCCCCGAGGACGCAGTCGCGTTCATCGAGGCCAACTTCGACGTGAGCGTGGAGGGCACGGACGATGAGTGA
- a CDS encoding 30S ribosomal protein S4e, with product MTKHQKRLSVPKSWPVERKTETFTVKADAGPHGEDGVPLVVLLRDVLGYVDSRKEARYALSEDAILINGDPINDEQRPIGMFDIVAFPARAEYYRVFPDEGGRLALTEIDEESAQSRLGKIVNKQQVTGGDTQLTLHDGTNVIVDNDEYTPKDSIVVDNEDKSVVAHFPYEEGALVTAVRGNHGGKVGEIDAIDVTPGSGSNSVGVSTDDDGFETVEEYVVVIDENFTSDAEASETASGGADDE from the coding sequence ATGACGAAACACCAGAAACGACTATCGGTACCGAAGTCCTGGCCGGTCGAGCGAAAGACCGAGACCTTCACGGTCAAGGCCGACGCCGGTCCCCACGGTGAAGACGGCGTGCCGCTCGTCGTCCTCCTGCGGGACGTGCTCGGCTACGTGGACTCGCGGAAGGAAGCACGGTACGCCCTCTCGGAGGACGCGATCCTCATCAACGGGGACCCCATCAACGACGAACAGCGCCCGATCGGCATGTTCGACATCGTGGCGTTCCCCGCTCGAGCGGAGTACTATCGCGTCTTCCCCGACGAGGGCGGTCGGCTCGCGCTGACCGAGATCGACGAGGAATCGGCCCAGAGCCGCCTCGGCAAGATCGTGAACAAGCAGCAGGTGACGGGTGGCGATACCCAGTTGACGCTGCACGACGGCACGAACGTCATCGTCGACAACGACGAGTACACGCCGAAAGACTCGATCGTCGTCGACAACGAGGACAAGTCCGTCGTCGCGCACTTCCCCTACGAGGAAGGCGCACTCGTGACCGCCGTCCGTGGCAACCACGGCGGAAAGGTCGGCGAGATCGACGCGATCGACGTCACGCCGGGCAGCGGCTCGAACAGCGTCGGCGTCTCCACGGACGACGACGGCTTCGAGACCGTCGAAGAGTACGTCGTCGTCATCGACGAGAACTTCACGAGCGACGCGGAAGCGTCGGAAACCGCGAGCGGAGGTGCGGACGATGAGTGA
- a CDS encoding uL15m family ribosomal protein, giving the protein MTSKKRRQRGSRTHSGGSHKNRRGAGHRGGRGRAGRSKHEFHNYEPKGKHGFKRPHDIREDVAEIDVQKLDEDAILYAAEDLAEETDGGYELDARDIVEDGHEVDVVKVLGSGQVRNQLTVTADAFSDAAREKLEAAGGEAVVSERGQEDDDAEADAEQDEE; this is encoded by the coding sequence ATGACGAGCAAAAAACGACGCCAGCGCGGATCGCGGACCCACAGCGGCGGTTCTCACAAGAATCGACGCGGTGCAGGCCACCGTGGTGGCCGCGGCCGCGCCGGGCGAAGCAAACACGAGTTCCACAACTACGAACCGAAGGGTAAACACGGCTTCAAGCGACCCCACGACATCCGCGAGGACGTCGCGGAGATCGACGTCCAGAAGCTAGACGAGGACGCGATCCTCTACGCCGCAGAGGACCTCGCCGAGGAGACCGACGGCGGCTACGAACTCGACGCACGCGACATCGTCGAGGACGGCCACGAGGTCGACGTCGTCAAGGTCCTCGGATCGGGACAGGTCCGCAACCAGCTGACGGTGACGGCGGACGCGTTCTCCGACGCCGCTCGCGAGAAACTCGAGGCTGCCGGCGGCGAGGCAGTCGTCTCGGAGCGCGGGCAGGAGGACGACGACGCTGAAGCCGACGCCGAACAGGACGAGGAATAA
- a CDS encoding 50S ribosomal protein L32e, giving the protein MADDQSDEPQELEDISGVGASKADALRDAGFESIQDVKEADQDDLAEADGVGNALAARIKADVGDLEVTEETEAEIEDEGVEEEAEPDEDVETELQPRGLTEKTPELSENEERLLNRRQSDGKPQFNRQDYHKKKRTPESWRRPRGQLSKQRRGVKGKGPKVQAGYRTPKAVRGKHPSGFEEVYVENADDLEGVDGSREAVRISSSVGARKRERIEELAEEQDVRVLNPTYEEVEVESND; this is encoded by the coding sequence ATGGCAGACGATCAATCGGACGAACCCCAGGAACTCGAGGACATCAGCGGCGTCGGCGCGAGCAAGGCAGACGCGCTCCGTGACGCCGGCTTCGAGTCCATCCAGGACGTCAAAGAGGCCGATCAGGACGACCTCGCGGAGGCGGATGGCGTCGGGAACGCGCTCGCCGCCCGAATCAAGGCCGACGTCGGTGACCTCGAGGTCACCGAGGAGACCGAGGCCGAGATCGAAGACGAAGGCGTCGAGGAGGAAGCGGAACCCGACGAAGACGTCGAGACGGAACTGCAGCCCCGCGGGCTGACCGAGAAGACGCCCGAGCTCTCCGAGAACGAGGAGCGACTCCTCAACCGCCGGCAGAGCGACGGGAAGCCGCAGTTCAACCGACAGGACTACCACAAGAAAAAGCGGACGCCGGAGTCGTGGCGTCGACCCCGCGGCCAGCTGTCCAAGCAGCGCCGCGGCGTCAAGGGCAAGGGCCCGAAAGTCCAGGCCGGCTACCGCACGCCGAAAGCCGTCCGCGGCAAACACCCCAGCGGCTTCGAGGAAGTCTACGTCGAGAACGCGGACGACCTCGAGGGCGTCGACGGCTCCCGTGAGGCGGTTCGGATCTCTTCCTCGGTTGGCGCGCGCAAGCGCGAACGGATCGAGGAACTCGCCGAAGAGCAGGACGTCCGCGTCCTGAATCCGACCTACGAGGAAGTCGAGGTGGAATCAAATGACTGA
- the rpmC gene encoding 50S ribosomal protein L29, producing the protein MAILHVEEIRDMTPAERQEELEELETELLNQKSVLAAGGAPENPGRIGELGRTIARIKTIQREEGDLEDEADAE; encoded by the coding sequence ATGGCGATCCTCCACGTCGAAGAGATCCGCGACATGACCCCTGCCGAACGGCAGGAAGAACTCGAGGAACTCGAGACGGAACTGCTGAACCAGAAGTCCGTCCTCGCCGCCGGTGGCGCCCCGGAGAATCCGGGCCGCATCGGCGAGCTGGGTCGTACCATCGCCCGGATCAAGACGATCCAGCGCGAGGAAGGCGACCTCGAGGACGAAGCGGACGCCGAATAA
- a CDS encoding 50S ribosomal protein L30, whose amino-acid sequence MKAIVQVRGEVNRQEDVEDTLSMLNIHSVNHCALVPETDAYEGMIAKVNDYVAHGEPDAAVLETLLAKRAEPLEGDQSDVDEEWLADNTAYDGFGELAEALLAEETTLRDEGLSPTLRLHPPRGGHAGIKKPTVEGGQLGKHTTGEINDLLESMR is encoded by the coding sequence ATGAAGGCGATCGTTCAGGTTCGCGGCGAAGTGAACCGACAGGAAGACGTCGAAGACACGCTGTCGATGCTCAACATCCACAGCGTCAACCACTGCGCGCTCGTCCCCGAGACCGACGCGTACGAGGGGATGATCGCCAAGGTCAACGATTACGTTGCCCACGGCGAACCCGACGCTGCGGTACTGGAGACGCTGCTCGCGAAGCGAGCCGAGCCCCTCGAGGGCGACCAGTCGGACGTCGACGAGGAGTGGCTCGCCGACAACACGGCGTACGACGGCTTCGGCGAACTGGCCGAGGCGCTCCTGGCGGAGGAGACGACGCTTCGTGACGAGGGACTGTCACCGACACTTCGACTCCACCCACCTCGGGGGGGTCACGCCGGTATCAAAAAACCGACCGTCGAGGGCGGCCAACTCGGAAAGCATACAACGGGGGAGATTAACGACCTCCTAGAATCGATGCGATAA
- a CDS encoding 50S ribosomal protein L6 → MRVELEIPENVTVEVDRFDVTVEGPEGSVTRRLWYPDVTVETDDDQVVIESGAEDAKTNSTVGTFESHITNAIHGVTEGWEYEMEVFYSHFPMQVRVEGDEVVIENFLGEKAPRRTTIHGETDVTVDDEQLVLSGPSKEDVGQTAADIEQLTKVRGKDTRIFQDGVYITNKPAKGGA, encoded by the coding sequence ATGCGAGTCGAACTGGAAATCCCCGAGAACGTAACCGTCGAGGTCGACCGTTTCGATGTGACCGTCGAGGGCCCGGAAGGCAGCGTTACGCGCCGCCTCTGGTACCCCGACGTGACCGTCGAGACCGACGACGACCAGGTGGTAATCGAGAGCGGTGCCGAGGACGCGAAGACGAATTCGACCGTCGGCACCTTCGAGAGCCACATCACCAACGCCATCCACGGCGTGACCGAGGGCTGGGAGTACGAGATGGAAGTCTTCTACTCTCACTTCCCGATGCAGGTCCGCGTGGAGGGCGACGAGGTCGTCATCGAGAACTTCCTCGGCGAAAAGGCACCGCGACGAACGACTATCCACGGTGAGACCGACGTGACCGTCGACGACGAGCAGCTCGTCCTCTCCGGTCCCAGCAAGGAAGACGTCGGACAGACGGCCGCCGACATCGAGCAGCTGACGAAGGTCCGCGGCAAAGACACCCGTATCTTCCAGGACGGGGTCTACATCACCAACAAACCCGCCAAAGGAGGTGCCTGA
- a CDS encoding 30S ribosomal protein S14 — MSESETEENDHTGEHAAKRTGQVESCQRCGREQGLVGKYDINLCRQCFREIARDMGFKKYR, encoded by the coding sequence ATGAGTGAAAGCGAAACAGAAGAAAACGACCACACGGGCGAGCACGCAGCGAAGCGAACGGGGCAGGTCGAGTCCTGCCAGCGCTGTGGCCGCGAGCAGGGACTTGTCGGGAAGTACGACATCAATCTCTGCCGGCAGTGCTTCCGCGAGATCGCCCGCGACATGGGATTCAAGAAGTACCGATAA
- a CDS encoding 50S ribosomal protein L14, whose product MEAMKADVTQGLKKGSLVTCADNTGARELKVISVAGYHGTKNRQPKAGIGDKVTVSVTKGTPEMRRQVLEAVVVRQRKSIRRPDGTRLKFEDNAAVIIDENEEPRGTEIKGPIAREVAERFGAIASTATMIV is encoded by the coding sequence ATGGAGGCGATGAAGGCCGACGTCACGCAGGGCCTCAAGAAAGGGTCTTTGGTCACGTGCGCCGACAACACCGGCGCGCGGGAGCTGAAGGTCATCAGCGTCGCGGGCTACCACGGCACCAAGAACCGCCAGCCGAAGGCGGGGATCGGTGACAAGGTGACCGTTTCGGTCACCAAGGGTACCCCGGAGATGCGCCGACAGGTCCTCGAGGCGGTCGTCGTTCGCCAGCGGAAGTCGATCCGCCGGCCGGACGGGACGCGTCTCAAGTTCGAGGACAACGCGGCGGTCATCATCGACGAGAACGAGGAGCCCCGCGGCACCGAGATCAAGGGGCCGATCGCCCGCGAAGTCGCAGAGCGCTTCGGAGCAATCGCCAGCACGGCGACGATGATCGTATAG
- a CDS encoding 30S ribosomal protein S17: MAIGLDVETPPEPENPEEYDYEKCPFYGELSVRGQILEGTVVSTDMDKTVVVEREYDVAVPKYDRHMKRRSRIPAHVPGVLEPLSVGDTVKIAETRPLSKTKSHVVVEVTEEATAADLAELTSQAEPEPELSDEDLAAADEGDQ; the protein is encoded by the coding sequence ATGGCAATAGGACTAGACGTTGAAACCCCTCCGGAACCAGAGAACCCGGAGGAATACGACTACGAGAAGTGTCCGTTCTACGGCGAACTCTCCGTTCGAGGGCAGATCCTCGAGGGGACGGTCGTCTCGACGGACATGGACAAGACCGTAGTCGTCGAGCGAGAGTACGATGTGGCGGTCCCGAAGTACGACCGACACATGAAACGACGCTCGCGCATCCCGGCACACGTACCGGGCGTGCTCGAGCCGCTCTCGGTCGGTGACACGGTCAAGATCGCAGAGACCCGACCACTGTCGAAGACGAAATCGCACGTGGTCGTCGAAGTAACCGAAGAAGCGACTGCGGCGGACCTCGCCGAGCTCACGAGTCAGGCCGAGCCTGAGCCGGAGCTCTCCGACGAGGACCTCGCCGCGGCCGACGAGGGTGATCAGTGA
- a CDS encoding 50S ribosomal protein L18, producing the protein MATGPRYKVPMRRRREVRTDYHQRLRLLKSGKPRLVARKSNKHTTAQLITPGPQGDETLASAHSSDLEEYGWEAPTSNISAAYLTGLLAGKRAVDAGLEEAVLDIGLNTATPGNKVFAVQEGAIDAGLEIPHNDSVLADWSRTRGEHIAEYAEQLDEPLYSGDFDATDLPEHFDEVREAILE; encoded by the coding sequence ATGGCGACAGGACCACGATACAAAGTGCCGATGCGGCGTCGCCGTGAGGTCCGGACGGACTACCACCAGAGGTTGCGCCTGCTGAAATCGGGGAAGCCCCGCCTCGTTGCTCGCAAGAGCAACAAGCACACTACGGCGCAGCTGATCACTCCCGGACCTCAGGGAGACGAGACGCTCGCGAGCGCACACTCGAGCGATCTGGAGGAGTACGGCTGGGAAGCACCCACGAGCAACATCTCCGCGGCGTACCTGACCGGCCTGCTGGCCGGCAAACGAGCCGTCGACGCCGGTCTCGAGGAAGCGGTCCTCGACATCGGTCTCAACACGGCGACGCCCGGGAACAAGGTGTTCGCGGTACAGGAGGGCGCGATCGACGCCGGCCTCGAGATCCCGCACAACGACAGCGTGCTCGCGGACTGGTCGCGAACGCGCGGCGAGCACATCGCCGAGTACGCGGAACAGCTCGACGAGCCGCTGTACAGCGGTGACTTCGACGCGACCGACCTCCCCGAACACTTCGACGAGGTACGAGAGGCGATTCTCGAATGA